Part of the Enterobacter pseudoroggenkampii genome, GGCGGCCCGCAGTATACCAATGGCATTTACATGACCTTTGGTAAAGACCCGCGCCTGATCCCGGACGGCAAAGCGGTTATCGAGAAATTCCGCGCCGGTAAATTCGAGCCGGAAGGTTACACCCTCTACTCCTATGCCTCCGTACAGGCCATTGCCGCGGCCTTCAAGGCCACCGGCGGCAAGGACTCGGCCAAAGCCAGCGAGTGGCTGAAGGCCAATTCCGTCGACACGGTGATGGGCAAAAAAGCCTGGGACAGCAAAGGCGATCTGAAAGTGTCTGACTACGTGGTTTACCAGTGGGACGACAAAGGGAAATATAAGGAAGTGCAGTAACGGGACGGAGTCACGCTCAACGTCGGCGGGCCTGCCCGTCGGCGCGTAATAAACATCAGGCTGCGCGGATCGCGCAGCCTATAAAACGAGCGCGCTAAGATGAGTACATTCTTCCTGCAACAGTTAATCAATGGCTTAACGCTGGGTTCCGTCTACGGCCTGATCGCCATCGGCTACACCATGGTGTACGGCATTATCGGGATGATCAATTTCGCCCACGGCGAAGTGTATATGATTTCCGCCTATCTTTGCGCCATTGGCCTGGCGCTGCTCTCGTTCTTCGGCCTGCAGTCCTTCCCGCTGCTGATCCTCGGCACGCTGGTGTTCACCATTGTGGTCACCGGGGTGTACGGCTGGACTATCGAGCGTATCGCCTACAAGCCGCTGCGCAACTCCACGCGCCTGGCGCCGCTGATCTCCGCCATCGGGATGTCGCTTATCCTGCAAAACTACGCACAGCTGAGCCAGGGCCCGCGCCAGCAGGGGGTGCCAACTATGCTGGACGGCGTCATTCGCCTGCATCTGGGCGAAGGGTTCGTGCAGATAACCTACACCAAAGTGTTTATTCTGGTTGCCTCGTTTGCCGGCATGCTGGTGCTCACCTGGATAATCAACCGTACCAGGCTGGGCCGGATGTGTCGCGCGGTGCAGCAGGATCGTAAGATGGCCTCCATTCTGGGCATTAACACCGACCGGATTATTTCGCTGGTCTTTGTCATCGGCGCGGCGATGGCCGGTCTGGCGGGGGTGTTGATCACCATGAATTACGGCACCTTTGATTTCTACGTCGGGTTCGTGATCGGCATTAAAGCCTTTACTGCAGCAGTACTCGGCGGCATCGGCTCCCTTCCCGGCGCGATGCTCGGTGGCCTTATCCTGGGCGTGGCGGAAGCGCAGTTCTCGGGCATGGTGAACTCGGACTATAAAGACGTCTTCTCGTTCGGCCTGCTGGTCATGATCCTTATTTTCCGTCCTCAGGGCCTGCTTGGACGCCCGATTGTGGCCAAAGTGTGAGGGAGAGAATGATGACATCACACGGTTTTTCACTTAAACGCTGCATTCTGGACGCGATTTTTTCCGGGCTGATTGCGCTGATTATCTTCGGCCCCATCGCGGGCGTGGTGCTCGACGGGTATAGCTTTAACTTCGCCGGACAGCGACTGACCTGGATGGTTGGCATCGTCATGCTCGGACGCTTTCTGTTGAGCGCCTTTTTAGGTACCGCCCCGGGGGCCCGTTTCCAGGCGCGCTTCGAGGCCGACAGCGCGGGCGTATATGTCCGGCCGCCGGAATACAAAAGCCGCATGCGCTGGATTATTCCTCTGGTGATTACCCTTGCGATTTGCTTTCCGTTTGTCGCCACTAAATATGTGCTGACCGTCGCCATTCTCGGGCTGATCTACGTGCTTCTCGGTCTGGGGCTGAACATCGTCGTGGGCCTGGCCGGTCTGCTGGATCTGGGATATGTCGCGTTCTACGCGATTGGGGCGTACGGTCTGGCGCTGGGGTACCAGTATCTCGGCTTAGGCTTCTGGAGTATGCTGCCGCTGGCGGCAATCATGGCCGCCGCCGCAGGCGCCCTGCTCGGTTTCCCGGTACTGCGCATGCACGGTGACTATCTGGCCATCGTCACCCTCGGGTTCGGGGAGATTATTCGCCTGATACTGAACAACTGGCTGACCTTCACCGGCGGACCCAACGGCGTGTCGGCCCCTCCCCCCACCTTTTTCGGTCTGGAATTTGGACGACGCGCGAAAGAAGGCGGCGTGCCCTTCCACGAATTTTTCCACCTGACCTACAACCCGAACATGAAGTTTATTTTTATCTACGCGGTACTGTTCCTGGTGGTGATGCTGGTGCTCTATATCAAGCACCGCCTGACGCGGATGCCGATTGGTCGTGCGTGGGAAGCCCTGCGTGAAGACGAAATTGCCTGCCGCTCAATGGGGTTAAATCATGTTCTGGTTAAGCTTTCCGCCTTTACGCTGGGCGCGTCGACCGCGGGCATTGCCGGGGTGTTCTTCGCCACCTATCAGGGGTTCGTGAATCCAACTTCCTTTACCTTCTTTGAATCGGCACTGATCCTCGCCATTGTGGTACTGGGCGGTATGGGCTCGACGCTGGGTGTGGTGCTGGCCGCCTTTGTGCTCACGGTCACGCCGGAACTGCTGCGCAGTTTTGCCGAGTATCGCGTCCTGCTGTTTGGCATGCTGATGGTGGTGATGATGATCTGGCGTCCACGCGGTTTGATCCGCATTAACCGCAGCGGGTTTGCCGTGCGTAAGGGCGTCGCACCATGAACGAAACGATATTACGCGTTGAGCATCTTATGATGCACTTTGGTGGGATTAAGGCGCTAAACGATGTCAACCTGGACGTGCAGCGCGGCTCCATTACCGCCCTGATTGGGCCAAACGGGGCGGGAAAAACAACCGTGTTTAACTGCCTGACGGGCTTCTACAGAGCCTCCGGCGGCAACATTTTGTTTAACACCCGCAATAAAACGACCAACGTGATTCAGGTCCTTGGACAAAAATTCCAGCCGGGTGACTGGATTAACCCCGCGCAGTTCGGGCAACGGCTGTTCTACAAAATGTTTGGCGGAACCCACCTGGTCAACCGAGCCGGGCTGGCGCGCACGTTTCAAAATATTCGTCTTTTTCGCGAGATGTCGGTCGTGGAAAACCTGCTGGTCGCGCAGCATATGCGGGTGAACCGCAATCTGCTCGCCGGGATCCTGAACACGCCGTCCTACCGGCGGGCGGAAAGCGACGCCCTGGACAGAGCCTTCTACTGGCTGGAAGTGGTGGATCTGGTGGAGTGCGCCAATCGCCTGGCGGGAGAGATGTCGTACGGCCAGCAGCGGCGTCTGGAAATTGCGCGGGCAATGTGCACCGGGCCAGAAATGATCTGTCTGGATGAACCCGCCGCAGGGCTGAACCCGGTTGAAACGCATAAGCTGAGCAGCATTATTCGCTTTCTGCGGGATCACCATGACATCACGGTATTACTGATTGAGCATGATATGGGGATGGTGATGGAGATTTCGGACGACATTATCGTACTCGACCACGGCGATGTGATTGCCAGAGGAAAACCCGAGCAGATCCAGCATGACGAAAAGGTCATTGCCGCCTATCTGGGCACGGACGAAAGCGAGGTCTCCCTATGAGCGAACCGCTGCTGGCATTTCGCGAGGTGGATGTGTTTTACGGCGTCATTCAGGCGCTGAAGCAGGTCTCCCTCGAGGTGAATAAGGGTGAAACCGTGGCGCTGATTGGCGCAAACGGCGCGGGTAAATCGACATTGCTGATGTCCATCTTTGGTCAGCCTCGTATCCGCAACGGACAGATCCTTTTCGGTGGTGAAGATATCAGCCATAAGTCCACCCACTACGTCGCGTCCGGCGGCATTGCGCAGGCGCCGGAAGGCAGACGAATATTCCCGGATATGACCGTTGAAGAGAACCTGCTGATGGGGACCATTCCCATCGGCAGCCAGTTTGCCGCTGAAGATATGCAAACCATGTTTGACCTTTTCCCTCGTCTTAAAGAGCGGCGTAAACAGCGCGCGATGACCATGTCCGGCGGGGAACAGCAGATGCTGGCGATCGCCCGGGCGCTGATGAGCCGTCCGAAGCTGCTGCTGCTGGATGAACCGAGCCTGGGCTTAGCTCCGATTGTGGTTAAACAGATCTTCCAGACGCTGCGTGAGCTGGCCCGCAGCGGCATGACCATCTTTCTGGTGGAGCAGAATGCGCACCATGCGTTGAAGCTATCTGACCGGGGGTATGTGATGGTGAACGGGCAGATCCGGCTGAGCGGCAGCGGTGAGGAGCTGCTGGGGAATCAGGAGGTGAGGAAGGCGTATTTGGGCGGGGGTGTGATGTGATACCTGCCGAATGGGCTTATGCAGTGAAGGATCATTTCGGCACATACGGGATAGAAGAATGGAGGATACGTTAGTCGATATCGCCTCTTTGTTTGGATTGCTTCCGGCAATTCTTACAGGTTTGTTAGTAAGGAAAGTAGTAAAACGAATGTGATTTATGAGCCTCCATGCGTCGCCTCGAAGGCTTTTTTGACTCAGAACGCAAAACCCCGAAAGTTGAATACCCAACTTTCGGGGTTCACTTCATTTCTGTGGTTTCACGATAACGTCGTTAAATAAAACTATCGTCGTCATTGCTGTAATCGTCATCTACATCGTCGTTCTGCCAGGTGTCGTTATTATTGCCGAACGGATCGTTCTGGTTGAGGAAACGGGTGTCAGAGACGTTATTAACATCGCCGTATTGATTACCGACAAACGGTTCACCACCGACAGGCATTGTCGGTTCTTCGATAATGTTCACGATCTCTTCCGGCCGCGACTGATGGAACATGCTGGTAAGCATCTCGGCCAGCGCGATGCCACCGGCCACGCCAGCGGCTGTCTGGAGCGCGCCAGCCATAAAACCGCCGCCGCGAGTAGCCGGCGCTGGCGCCCGTGAGTAATCCTGCGCCGGTGGCTGTTGCGGCTGGGCATTCCAGCTGTTGTCAGGCTGCGGGTTACTTTTCCCACCACCAAACAGGCCGCCGAGGAAACTGCCGCCCGTCGAGGGTTTGCTTTTTTGCGCGGCTAATTCGCTTTCAAGCTCCTGAACGCGGGCCTGCAGGCGTTTCAGGGCCGCTTCCTGAATCAAAATCGATTGCGCCATATAGTAGGGGGCCGCAGGCTGCTGCCTGACGAATTCAGCGATCTGACGCTCTGCATCTGCGTCCCGCTGGCTGTTTTGTTGTCCGGCCTGTTTCAGACGCTCGAAAAGGCCGTTGATAAGCTGCTGTTCTTCATATTGCATGACAATAACCTTCCGCTCTCCAGGGTGGATACCAACCAGTTTATCAGCGGCGGCAACCTGTGTCTGGCGAGTGAAATGTTTGTTTAAGATTGGTTGCAGGTTTGCTGAAAATCACCCTGCTTTCCGGGCTTGATATTAGAGAGTTAGGCTTAACGTTCTGGTATGGCAGCAAATTCTCGGGCACAGCACGATCGTGATGATGATGAGATACGATCACTTCGCGCTAAGCCAGAGGCACAAAAAAACCACCTTTCGGTGGTTTCACGACACTGCTTATTGCTTTGATTATTCTTTGTTTCCCATGGTAGCCGGAGTGGGACTTGAACCCACGCAGCGCAAACGCCGAGGGATTTTAAAACTATAAGGAAGGTTAGAAATGGACAGCGCGAAATCCTGGCTGAAGAGTCTGGATGCTGGCGATTCCGGCTTCCAGGTTTCTGTAGCGCAGGGAATGCTCTATTTTCCGATTAGCATGTATTACCTCGGTTATGACTTCATAGACACGGCTCATCGCCATGCTAATTTTGATGGTCGTGTGAGGATGGCGAACATGTTCAAACGAGGAATATCGGTTACTCAGGAAACTCAAAAAATAGTTAACGCTGTTATCAGAGAGTTCATGTCAAAAGTTAACATGGATAATATTCAGGGGATTGCACAAAATTTTACCGGCGTAATGGTTGGTAAATTCATATTCGCGGAGCTAACCGGAGTAAAACTAGATGCTGCCGTATCGTCACGCATTATG contains:
- a CDS encoding ABC transporter ATP-binding protein, producing the protein MNETILRVEHLMMHFGGIKALNDVNLDVQRGSITALIGPNGAGKTTVFNCLTGFYRASGGNILFNTRNKTTNVIQVLGQKFQPGDWINPAQFGQRLFYKMFGGTHLVNRAGLARTFQNIRLFREMSVVENLLVAQHMRVNRNLLAGILNTPSYRRAESDALDRAFYWLEVVDLVECANRLAGEMSYGQQRRLEIARAMCTGPEMICLDEPAAGLNPVETHKLSSIIRFLRDHHDITVLLIEHDMGMVMEISDDIIVLDHGDVIARGKPEQIQHDEKVIAAYLGTDESEVSL
- a CDS encoding ABC transporter permease subunit, which translates into the protein MSTFFLQQLINGLTLGSVYGLIAIGYTMVYGIIGMINFAHGEVYMISAYLCAIGLALLSFFGLQSFPLLILGTLVFTIVVTGVYGWTIERIAYKPLRNSTRLAPLISAIGMSLILQNYAQLSQGPRQQGVPTMLDGVIRLHLGEGFVQITYTKVFILVASFAGMLVLTWIINRTRLGRMCRAVQQDRKMASILGINTDRIISLVFVIGAAMAGLAGVLITMNYGTFDFYVGFVIGIKAFTAAVLGGIGSLPGAMLGGLILGVAEAQFSGMVNSDYKDVFSFGLLVMILIFRPQGLLGRPIVAKV
- a CDS encoding DUF2076 domain-containing protein; its protein translation is MQYEEQQLINGLFERLKQAGQQNSQRDADAERQIAEFVRQQPAAPYYMAQSILIQEAALKRLQARVQELESELAAQKSKPSTGGSFLGGLFGGGKSNPQPDNSWNAQPQQPPAQDYSRAPAPATRGGGFMAGALQTAAGVAGGIALAEMLTSMFHQSRPEEIVNIIEEPTMPVGGEPFVGNQYGDVNNVSDTRFLNQNDPFGNNNDTWQNDDVDDDYSNDDDSFI
- the livM gene encoding high-affinity branched-chain amino acid ABC transporter permease LivM, producing MTSHGFSLKRCILDAIFSGLIALIIFGPIAGVVLDGYSFNFAGQRLTWMVGIVMLGRFLLSAFLGTAPGARFQARFEADSAGVYVRPPEYKSRMRWIIPLVITLAICFPFVATKYVLTVAILGLIYVLLGLGLNIVVGLAGLLDLGYVAFYAIGAYGLALGYQYLGLGFWSMLPLAAIMAAAAGALLGFPVLRMHGDYLAIVTLGFGEIIRLILNNWLTFTGGPNGVSAPPPTFFGLEFGRRAKEGGVPFHEFFHLTYNPNMKFIFIYAVLFLVVMLVLYIKHRLTRMPIGRAWEALREDEIACRSMGLNHVLVKLSAFTLGASTAGIAGVFFATYQGFVNPTSFTFFESALILAIVVLGGMGSTLGVVLAAFVLTVTPELLRSFAEYRVLLFGMLMVVMMIWRPRGLIRINRSGFAVRKGVAP
- a CDS encoding ABC transporter ATP-binding protein → MSEPLLAFREVDVFYGVIQALKQVSLEVNKGETVALIGANGAGKSTLLMSIFGQPRIRNGQILFGGEDISHKSTHYVASGGIAQAPEGRRIFPDMTVEENLLMGTIPIGSQFAAEDMQTMFDLFPRLKERRKQRAMTMSGGEQQMLAIARALMSRPKLLLLDEPSLGLAPIVVKQIFQTLRELARSGMTIFLVEQNAHHALKLSDRGYVMVNGQIRLSGSGEELLGNQEVRKAYLGGGVM